In a single window of the Callithrix jacchus isolate 240 chromosome 1, calJac240_pri, whole genome shotgun sequence genome:
- the NCAPH2 gene encoding condensin-2 complex subunit H2 isoform X5: MNFIEAALLIQGSACVYSKKVEYLYSLVYQALDFISGKRRAKQLSAVQEDRANGDASSGAPQEAEDELLSLDDFPDSRTNVDLKNDQVSSEVFIVPLLPMALVAPDEMENNNPLYSRQGEVLASRKDFRMNTCIPHPRGAFMLEPEGMSPMEPAGIFPMPRTQKDARRTEEQPMEVSVCRSPIPALGFPQEPGPSPESPMPLGGGEDEDAEEAVELPEASAPKAALEPEEPRSLQQNAALPRRYMLRERERAPEPASHVKETPDPWQSLDPFDSLDSKPFKKGRPYSVPPCVEEAPGQKRKRKGAAKLQDFHQWYLAAYADHADSRRSRRKGPSFADMEVLYWTHVKEQLVTLRKLQRREVAEQWLPRAEEELWPAEDDHLEDSLEDLGAAADDLLEPEECVEPEGADPKEAADLDAVPVSLSYEELVRRNVELFIASSQKFVQETELSQRIRDWEDTVQPLLQEQEQHVPFDIHTYGDQVVSRFPQLNVWCPFAEMVAGQPAFEVCRSMLASLQLASAARKEGPRWYLGCPCNARPATHLKDPAHVHCSPELRTPPNIHTCRSGPPPGIPSLSPHPALYLSRCASC; encoded by the exons atgaacttCATTGAGGCAGCGCTCTTGATCCAGGGCTCCGCCTGTGTCTACAGTAAGAAG GTGGAATACCTCTACTCACTCGTCTACCAGGCCCTTGATTTCATCTCTGGAAAGAG GCGGGCCAAGCAGCTCTCTGCAGTGCAGGAGGACAGAGCCAATGGGGATGCCAGCTCTGGGGccccccaggaggcagaggatgag TTGCTGTCACTGGATGACTTCCCTGACTCCCGGACTAACGTGGATCTGAAGAACGATCAGGTGTCCAGT GAGGTCTTCATCGTCCCCCTCCTGCCCATGGCCCTGGTAGCCCCTGATGAAATGGAGAACAACAACCCCCTGTACAG CCGTCAAGGTGAGGTTCTGGCCAGCCGGAAGGATTTCAGGATGAACACGTGCATCCCCCACCCCAGAGGGGCCTTTATGTTGGAGCCAGAGGGCATGTCCCCCATGGAGCCAGCAGGCATTTTCCCCATGCCAAGGACCCAGAAGG ACGCTAGGAGGACTGAGGAGCAGCCAATGGAAGTTTCTGTATGCAGGAGCCCCATCCCAGCACTTGGCTTCCCCCAGGAGCCAG GCCCCTCTCCAGAAAGCCCGATGCCCCTGGGCGGGGGTGAGGATGAGGACGCAGAGGAGGCAGtagagcttcctgaggcctcggCCCCCAAGGCCGCTCTGGAGCCCGAGGAGCCCAGGAGTCTGCAGCAG AATGCTGCCCTGCCCAGGAGGTACATGCTGCGGGAGCGAGAGAGGGCCCCAGAGCCTGCGTCCCACGTGAAG GAGACTCCAGACCCCTGGCAGAGCCTGGACCCCTTTGACTCCTTGGACTCTAAGCCCTTCAAGAAAG GTAGGCCTTACTCTGTGCCCCCCTGTGTGGAGGAGGCTCCAGGACAGAAGCGCAAGAGGAAGGGTGCTGCCAAGCTGCAAGACTTCCACCAGTGGTACCTGGCAGCCT ATGCTGACCATGCCGACAGCAGGCGATCCCGGCGAAAGGGCCCGTCCTTTGCAG ACATGGAAGTCCTGTACTGGACACACGTGAAGGAGCAGCTGGTAACTCTCCGGAAGCTGCAGAGGAGGGAG GTGGCTGAGCAGTGGCTGCCAAGGGCTGAGGAGGAGCTGTGGCCTGCAGAGGACGACCACCTGGAGGATTCCTTGGAAGACCTGGGGGCAGCAG CAGATGACCTTCTAGAGCCTGAGGAGTGTGTGGAGCCCGAGGGAGCAGACCCCAAAGAAGCTGCTGACCTTG ACGCAGTGCCGGTGTCCCTGAGTTACGAGGAGCTGGTTCGAAGGAATGTG GAGCTCTTCATCGCCAGCTCCCAGAAGTTTGTCCAGGAGACAGAGCTGAGCCAGCGCATCAGGGACTGGGAGGATACTGTGCAGCCTCTGCTCCAGGAGCAG GAGCAACACGTGCCCTTTGACATCCACACCTATGGGGACCAGGTAGTCTCACGGTTCCCCCAACTCAATGTGTGGTGTCCCTTTGCGGAGATGGTGGCTGGCCAGCCGGCCTTCGAGGTGTGCCGTTCCATGTTGGCCTCCCTGCAGCTG GCATCAGCAGCCAGAAAGGAAGGCCCAAGATGGTACCTGGGCTGTCCCTGCAACGCGAGACCAGCCACTCATCTGAAGGACCCAGCCCACGTTCACTGCTCACCAGAGCTCAGAACGCCACCAAACATCCACACCTGTCGCTCCGGTCCTCCACCTGGGATCCCTAGCCTCTCACCACACCCTGCCCTGTACCTCAGCAGGTGCGCCTCTTGCTGA
- the NCAPH2 gene encoding condensin-2 complex subunit H2 isoform X4, which yields MEDVEARFAHLLQPIRDLTKNWEVDVAAQLGEYLEELDQICISFDEGKTTMNFIEAALLIQGSACVYSKKVEYLYSLVYQALDFISGKRRAKQLSAVQEDRANGDASSGAPQEAEDELLSLDDFPDSRTNVDLKNDQVSSEVFIVPLLPMALVAPDEMENNNPLYSRQGEVLASRKDFRMNTCIPHPRGAFMLEPEGMSPMEPAGIFPMPRTQKDARRTEEQPMEVSVCRSPIPALGFPQEPGPSPESPMPLGGGEDEDAEEAVELPEASAPKAALEPEEPRSLQQNAALPRRYMLRERERAPEPASHVKETPDPWQSLDPFDSLDSKPFKKGRPYSVPPCVEEAPGQKRKRKGAAKLQDFHQWYLAAYADHADSRRSRRKGPSFADMEVLYWTHVKEQLVTLRKLQRREVAEQWLPRAEEELWPAEDDHLEDSLEDLGAADDLLEPEECVEPEGADPKEAADLDAVPVSLSYEELVRRNVELFIASSQKFVQETELSQRIRDWEDTVQPLLQEQEQHVPFDIHTYGDQVVSRFPQLNVWCPFAEMVAGQPAFEVCRSMLASLQLANDYTVEITQQPGLETAVDTMSLRLLTYQRAHKPFQTYAAPSMAQP from the exons ATGGAGGATGTGGAGGCGCGCTTCGCCCACCTCTTGCAGCCCATCCGCGACCTCACCAAGAACTGGGAGGTGGACGTGGCTGCCCAGCTGGGCGAGTATCTGGAGGAG CTGGACCAGATCTGTATTTCTTTTGACGAAggcaaaaccacaatgaacttCATTGAGGCAGCGCTCTTGATCCAGGGCTCCGCCTGTGTCTACAGTAAGAAG GTGGAATACCTCTACTCACTCGTCTACCAGGCCCTTGATTTCATCTCTGGAAAGAG GCGGGCCAAGCAGCTCTCTGCAGTGCAGGAGGACAGAGCCAATGGGGATGCCAGCTCTGGGGccccccaggaggcagaggatgag TTGCTGTCACTGGATGACTTCCCTGACTCCCGGACTAACGTGGATCTGAAGAACGATCAGGTGTCCAGT GAGGTCTTCATCGTCCCCCTCCTGCCCATGGCCCTGGTAGCCCCTGATGAAATGGAGAACAACAACCCCCTGTACAG CCGTCAAGGTGAGGTTCTGGCCAGCCGGAAGGATTTCAGGATGAACACGTGCATCCCCCACCCCAGAGGGGCCTTTATGTTGGAGCCAGAGGGCATGTCCCCCATGGAGCCAGCAGGCATTTTCCCCATGCCAAGGACCCAGAAGG ACGCTAGGAGGACTGAGGAGCAGCCAATGGAAGTTTCTGTATGCAGGAGCCCCATCCCAGCACTTGGCTTCCCCCAGGAGCCAG GCCCCTCTCCAGAAAGCCCGATGCCCCTGGGCGGGGGTGAGGATGAGGACGCAGAGGAGGCAGtagagcttcctgaggcctcggCCCCCAAGGCCGCTCTGGAGCCCGAGGAGCCCAGGAGTCTGCAGCAG AATGCTGCCCTGCCCAGGAGGTACATGCTGCGGGAGCGAGAGAGGGCCCCAGAGCCTGCGTCCCACGTGAAG GAGACTCCAGACCCCTGGCAGAGCCTGGACCCCTTTGACTCCTTGGACTCTAAGCCCTTCAAGAAAG GTAGGCCTTACTCTGTGCCCCCCTGTGTGGAGGAGGCTCCAGGACAGAAGCGCAAGAGGAAGGGTGCTGCCAAGCTGCAAGACTTCCACCAGTGGTACCTGGCAGCCT ATGCTGACCATGCCGACAGCAGGCGATCCCGGCGAAAGGGCCCGTCCTTTGCAG ACATGGAAGTCCTGTACTGGACACACGTGAAGGAGCAGCTGGTAACTCTCCGGAAGCTGCAGAGGAGGGAG GTGGCTGAGCAGTGGCTGCCAAGGGCTGAGGAGGAGCTGTGGCCTGCAGAGGACGACCACCTGGAGGATTCCTTGGAAGACCTGGGGGCAGCAG ATGACCTTCTAGAGCCTGAGGAGTGTGTGGAGCCCGAGGGAGCAGACCCCAAAGAAGCTGCTGACCTTG ACGCAGTGCCGGTGTCCCTGAGTTACGAGGAGCTGGTTCGAAGGAATGTG GAGCTCTTCATCGCCAGCTCCCAGAAGTTTGTCCAGGAGACAGAGCTGAGCCAGCGCATCAGGGACTGGGAGGATACTGTGCAGCCTCTGCTCCAGGAGCAG GAGCAACACGTGCCCTTTGACATCCACACCTATGGGGACCAGGTAGTCTCACGGTTCCCCCAACTCAATGTGTGGTGTCCCTTTGCGGAGATGGTGGCTGGCCAGCCGGCCTTCGAGGTGTGCCGTTCCATGTTGGCCTCCCTGCAGCTG GCCAACGACTACACAGTAGAGATCACTCAGCAGCCGGGGCTGGAGACAGCTGTGGACACCATGTCCCTGAGACTGCTCACATACCAGCGAGCGCACAAGCCTTTCCAGACCTACGCTGCCCCCTCCATGGCCCAACCCTGA
- the NCAPH2 gene encoding condensin-2 complex subunit H2 isoform X1, which translates to MEDVEARFAHLLQPIRDLTKNWEVDVAAQLGEYLEELDQICISFDEGKTTMNFIEAALLIQGSACVYSKKVEYLYSLVYQALDFISGKRRAKQLSAVQEDRANGDASSGAPQEAEDELLSLDDFPDSRTNVDLKNDQVSSEVFIVPLLPMALVAPDEMENNNPLYSRQGEVLASRKDFRMNTCIPHPRGAFMLEPEGMSPMEPAGIFPMPRTQKDARRTEEQPMEVSVCRSPIPALGFPQEPGPSPESPMPLGGGEDEDAEEAVELPEASAPKAALEPEEPRSLQQNAALPRRYMLRERERAPEPASHVKETPDPWQSLDPFDSLDSKPFKKGRPYSVPPCVEEAPGQKRKRKGAAKLQDFHQWYLAAYADHADSRRSRRKGPSFADMEVLYWTHVKEQLVTLRKLQRREVAEQWLPRAEEELWPAEDDHLEDSLEDLGAAADDLLEPEECVEPEGADPKEAADLDAVPVSLSYEELVRRNVELFIASSQKFVQETELSQRIRDWEDTVQPLLQEQEQHVPFDIHTYGDQVVSRFPQLNVWCPFAEMVAGQPAFEVCRSMLASLQLASAARKEGPRWYLGCPCNARPATHLKDPAHVHCSPELRTPPNIHTCRSGPPPGIPSLSPHPALYLSRCASC; encoded by the exons ATGGAGGATGTGGAGGCGCGCTTCGCCCACCTCTTGCAGCCCATCCGCGACCTCACCAAGAACTGGGAGGTGGACGTGGCTGCCCAGCTGGGCGAGTATCTGGAGGAG CTGGACCAGATCTGTATTTCTTTTGACGAAggcaaaaccacaatgaacttCATTGAGGCAGCGCTCTTGATCCAGGGCTCCGCCTGTGTCTACAGTAAGAAG GTGGAATACCTCTACTCACTCGTCTACCAGGCCCTTGATTTCATCTCTGGAAAGAG GCGGGCCAAGCAGCTCTCTGCAGTGCAGGAGGACAGAGCCAATGGGGATGCCAGCTCTGGGGccccccaggaggcagaggatgag TTGCTGTCACTGGATGACTTCCCTGACTCCCGGACTAACGTGGATCTGAAGAACGATCAGGTGTCCAGT GAGGTCTTCATCGTCCCCCTCCTGCCCATGGCCCTGGTAGCCCCTGATGAAATGGAGAACAACAACCCCCTGTACAG CCGTCAAGGTGAGGTTCTGGCCAGCCGGAAGGATTTCAGGATGAACACGTGCATCCCCCACCCCAGAGGGGCCTTTATGTTGGAGCCAGAGGGCATGTCCCCCATGGAGCCAGCAGGCATTTTCCCCATGCCAAGGACCCAGAAGG ACGCTAGGAGGACTGAGGAGCAGCCAATGGAAGTTTCTGTATGCAGGAGCCCCATCCCAGCACTTGGCTTCCCCCAGGAGCCAG GCCCCTCTCCAGAAAGCCCGATGCCCCTGGGCGGGGGTGAGGATGAGGACGCAGAGGAGGCAGtagagcttcctgaggcctcggCCCCCAAGGCCGCTCTGGAGCCCGAGGAGCCCAGGAGTCTGCAGCAG AATGCTGCCCTGCCCAGGAGGTACATGCTGCGGGAGCGAGAGAGGGCCCCAGAGCCTGCGTCCCACGTGAAG GAGACTCCAGACCCCTGGCAGAGCCTGGACCCCTTTGACTCCTTGGACTCTAAGCCCTTCAAGAAAG GTAGGCCTTACTCTGTGCCCCCCTGTGTGGAGGAGGCTCCAGGACAGAAGCGCAAGAGGAAGGGTGCTGCCAAGCTGCAAGACTTCCACCAGTGGTACCTGGCAGCCT ATGCTGACCATGCCGACAGCAGGCGATCCCGGCGAAAGGGCCCGTCCTTTGCAG ACATGGAAGTCCTGTACTGGACACACGTGAAGGAGCAGCTGGTAACTCTCCGGAAGCTGCAGAGGAGGGAG GTGGCTGAGCAGTGGCTGCCAAGGGCTGAGGAGGAGCTGTGGCCTGCAGAGGACGACCACCTGGAGGATTCCTTGGAAGACCTGGGGGCAGCAG CAGATGACCTTCTAGAGCCTGAGGAGTGTGTGGAGCCCGAGGGAGCAGACCCCAAAGAAGCTGCTGACCTTG ACGCAGTGCCGGTGTCCCTGAGTTACGAGGAGCTGGTTCGAAGGAATGTG GAGCTCTTCATCGCCAGCTCCCAGAAGTTTGTCCAGGAGACAGAGCTGAGCCAGCGCATCAGGGACTGGGAGGATACTGTGCAGCCTCTGCTCCAGGAGCAG GAGCAACACGTGCCCTTTGACATCCACACCTATGGGGACCAGGTAGTCTCACGGTTCCCCCAACTCAATGTGTGGTGTCCCTTTGCGGAGATGGTGGCTGGCCAGCCGGCCTTCGAGGTGTGCCGTTCCATGTTGGCCTCCCTGCAGCTG GCATCAGCAGCCAGAAAGGAAGGCCCAAGATGGTACCTGGGCTGTCCCTGCAACGCGAGACCAGCCACTCATCTGAAGGACCCAGCCCACGTTCACTGCTCACCAGAGCTCAGAACGCCACCAAACATCCACACCTGTCGCTCCGGTCCTCCACCTGGGATCCCTAGCCTCTCACCACACCCTGCCCTGTACCTCAGCAGGTGCGCCTCTTGCTGA
- the NCAPH2 gene encoding condensin-2 complex subunit H2 isoform X2, translating into MEDVEARFAHLLQPIRDLTKNWEVDVAAQLGEYLEELDQICISFDEGKTTMNFIEAALLIQGSACVYSKKVEYLYSLVYQALDFISGKRRAKQLSAVQEDRANGDASSGAPQEAEDELLSLDDFPDSRTNVDLKNDQVSSEVFIVPLLPMALVAPDEMENNNPLYSRQGEVLASRKDFRMNTCIPHPRGAFMLEPEGMSPMEPAGIFPMPRTQKDARRTEEQPMEVSVCRSPIPALGFPQEPGPSPESPMPLGGGEDEDAEEAVELPEASAPKAALEPEEPRSLQQNAALPRRYMLRERERAPEPASHVKETPDPWQSLDPFDSLDSKPFKKGRPYSVPPCVEEAPGQKRKRKGAAKLQDFHQWYLAAYADHADSRRSRRKGPSFADMEVLYWTHVKEQLVTLRKLQRREVAEQWLPRAEEELWPAEDDHLEDSLEDLGAADDLLEPEECVEPEGADPKEAADLDAVPVSLSYEELVRRNVELFIASSQKFVQETELSQRIRDWEDTVQPLLQEQEQHVPFDIHTYGDQVVSRFPQLNVWCPFAEMVAGQPAFEVCRSMLASLQLASAARKEGPRWYLGCPCNARPATHLKDPAHVHCSPELRTPPNIHTCRSGPPPGIPSLSPHPALYLSRCASC; encoded by the exons ATGGAGGATGTGGAGGCGCGCTTCGCCCACCTCTTGCAGCCCATCCGCGACCTCACCAAGAACTGGGAGGTGGACGTGGCTGCCCAGCTGGGCGAGTATCTGGAGGAG CTGGACCAGATCTGTATTTCTTTTGACGAAggcaaaaccacaatgaacttCATTGAGGCAGCGCTCTTGATCCAGGGCTCCGCCTGTGTCTACAGTAAGAAG GTGGAATACCTCTACTCACTCGTCTACCAGGCCCTTGATTTCATCTCTGGAAAGAG GCGGGCCAAGCAGCTCTCTGCAGTGCAGGAGGACAGAGCCAATGGGGATGCCAGCTCTGGGGccccccaggaggcagaggatgag TTGCTGTCACTGGATGACTTCCCTGACTCCCGGACTAACGTGGATCTGAAGAACGATCAGGTGTCCAGT GAGGTCTTCATCGTCCCCCTCCTGCCCATGGCCCTGGTAGCCCCTGATGAAATGGAGAACAACAACCCCCTGTACAG CCGTCAAGGTGAGGTTCTGGCCAGCCGGAAGGATTTCAGGATGAACACGTGCATCCCCCACCCCAGAGGGGCCTTTATGTTGGAGCCAGAGGGCATGTCCCCCATGGAGCCAGCAGGCATTTTCCCCATGCCAAGGACCCAGAAGG ACGCTAGGAGGACTGAGGAGCAGCCAATGGAAGTTTCTGTATGCAGGAGCCCCATCCCAGCACTTGGCTTCCCCCAGGAGCCAG GCCCCTCTCCAGAAAGCCCGATGCCCCTGGGCGGGGGTGAGGATGAGGACGCAGAGGAGGCAGtagagcttcctgaggcctcggCCCCCAAGGCCGCTCTGGAGCCCGAGGAGCCCAGGAGTCTGCAGCAG AATGCTGCCCTGCCCAGGAGGTACATGCTGCGGGAGCGAGAGAGGGCCCCAGAGCCTGCGTCCCACGTGAAG GAGACTCCAGACCCCTGGCAGAGCCTGGACCCCTTTGACTCCTTGGACTCTAAGCCCTTCAAGAAAG GTAGGCCTTACTCTGTGCCCCCCTGTGTGGAGGAGGCTCCAGGACAGAAGCGCAAGAGGAAGGGTGCTGCCAAGCTGCAAGACTTCCACCAGTGGTACCTGGCAGCCT ATGCTGACCATGCCGACAGCAGGCGATCCCGGCGAAAGGGCCCGTCCTTTGCAG ACATGGAAGTCCTGTACTGGACACACGTGAAGGAGCAGCTGGTAACTCTCCGGAAGCTGCAGAGGAGGGAG GTGGCTGAGCAGTGGCTGCCAAGGGCTGAGGAGGAGCTGTGGCCTGCAGAGGACGACCACCTGGAGGATTCCTTGGAAGACCTGGGGGCAGCAG ATGACCTTCTAGAGCCTGAGGAGTGTGTGGAGCCCGAGGGAGCAGACCCCAAAGAAGCTGCTGACCTTG ACGCAGTGCCGGTGTCCCTGAGTTACGAGGAGCTGGTTCGAAGGAATGTG GAGCTCTTCATCGCCAGCTCCCAGAAGTTTGTCCAGGAGACAGAGCTGAGCCAGCGCATCAGGGACTGGGAGGATACTGTGCAGCCTCTGCTCCAGGAGCAG GAGCAACACGTGCCCTTTGACATCCACACCTATGGGGACCAGGTAGTCTCACGGTTCCCCCAACTCAATGTGTGGTGTCCCTTTGCGGAGATGGTGGCTGGCCAGCCGGCCTTCGAGGTGTGCCGTTCCATGTTGGCCTCCCTGCAGCTG GCATCAGCAGCCAGAAAGGAAGGCCCAAGATGGTACCTGGGCTGTCCCTGCAACGCGAGACCAGCCACTCATCTGAAGGACCCAGCCCACGTTCACTGCTCACCAGAGCTCAGAACGCCACCAAACATCCACACCTGTCGCTCCGGTCCTCCACCTGGGATCCCTAGCCTCTCACCACACCCTGCCCTGTACCTCAGCAGGTGCGCCTCTTGCTGA
- the NCAPH2 gene encoding condensin-2 complex subunit H2 isoform X3, whose product MEDVEARFAHLLQPIRDLTKNWEVDVAAQLGEYLEELDQICISFDEGKTTMNFIEAALLIQGSACVYSKKVEYLYSLVYQALDFISGKRRAKQLSAVQEDRANGDASSGAPQEAEDELLSLDDFPDSRTNVDLKNDQVSSEVFIVPLLPMALVAPDEMENNNPLYSRQGEVLASRKDFRMNTCIPHPRGAFMLEPEGMSPMEPAGIFPMPRTQKDARRTEEQPMEVSVCRSPIPALGFPQEPGPSPESPMPLGGGEDEDAEEAVELPEASAPKAALEPEEPRSLQQNAALPRRYMLRERERAPEPASHVKETPDPWQSLDPFDSLDSKPFKKGRPYSVPPCVEEAPGQKRKRKGAAKLQDFHQWYLAAYADHADSRRSRRKGPSFADMEVLYWTHVKEQLVTLRKLQRREVAEQWLPRAEEELWPAEDDHLEDSLEDLGAAADDLLEPEECVEPEGADPKEAADLDAVPVSLSYEELVRRNVELFIASSQKFVQETELSQRIRDWEDTVQPLLQEQEQHVPFDIHTYGDQVVSRFPQLNVWCPFAEMVAGQPAFEVCRSMLASLQLANDYTVEITQQPGLETAVDTMSLRLLTYQRAHKPFQTYAAPSMAQP is encoded by the exons ATGGAGGATGTGGAGGCGCGCTTCGCCCACCTCTTGCAGCCCATCCGCGACCTCACCAAGAACTGGGAGGTGGACGTGGCTGCCCAGCTGGGCGAGTATCTGGAGGAG CTGGACCAGATCTGTATTTCTTTTGACGAAggcaaaaccacaatgaacttCATTGAGGCAGCGCTCTTGATCCAGGGCTCCGCCTGTGTCTACAGTAAGAAG GTGGAATACCTCTACTCACTCGTCTACCAGGCCCTTGATTTCATCTCTGGAAAGAG GCGGGCCAAGCAGCTCTCTGCAGTGCAGGAGGACAGAGCCAATGGGGATGCCAGCTCTGGGGccccccaggaggcagaggatgag TTGCTGTCACTGGATGACTTCCCTGACTCCCGGACTAACGTGGATCTGAAGAACGATCAGGTGTCCAGT GAGGTCTTCATCGTCCCCCTCCTGCCCATGGCCCTGGTAGCCCCTGATGAAATGGAGAACAACAACCCCCTGTACAG CCGTCAAGGTGAGGTTCTGGCCAGCCGGAAGGATTTCAGGATGAACACGTGCATCCCCCACCCCAGAGGGGCCTTTATGTTGGAGCCAGAGGGCATGTCCCCCATGGAGCCAGCAGGCATTTTCCCCATGCCAAGGACCCAGAAGG ACGCTAGGAGGACTGAGGAGCAGCCAATGGAAGTTTCTGTATGCAGGAGCCCCATCCCAGCACTTGGCTTCCCCCAGGAGCCAG GCCCCTCTCCAGAAAGCCCGATGCCCCTGGGCGGGGGTGAGGATGAGGACGCAGAGGAGGCAGtagagcttcctgaggcctcggCCCCCAAGGCCGCTCTGGAGCCCGAGGAGCCCAGGAGTCTGCAGCAG AATGCTGCCCTGCCCAGGAGGTACATGCTGCGGGAGCGAGAGAGGGCCCCAGAGCCTGCGTCCCACGTGAAG GAGACTCCAGACCCCTGGCAGAGCCTGGACCCCTTTGACTCCTTGGACTCTAAGCCCTTCAAGAAAG GTAGGCCTTACTCTGTGCCCCCCTGTGTGGAGGAGGCTCCAGGACAGAAGCGCAAGAGGAAGGGTGCTGCCAAGCTGCAAGACTTCCACCAGTGGTACCTGGCAGCCT ATGCTGACCATGCCGACAGCAGGCGATCCCGGCGAAAGGGCCCGTCCTTTGCAG ACATGGAAGTCCTGTACTGGACACACGTGAAGGAGCAGCTGGTAACTCTCCGGAAGCTGCAGAGGAGGGAG GTGGCTGAGCAGTGGCTGCCAAGGGCTGAGGAGGAGCTGTGGCCTGCAGAGGACGACCACCTGGAGGATTCCTTGGAAGACCTGGGGGCAGCAG CAGATGACCTTCTAGAGCCTGAGGAGTGTGTGGAGCCCGAGGGAGCAGACCCCAAAGAAGCTGCTGACCTTG ACGCAGTGCCGGTGTCCCTGAGTTACGAGGAGCTGGTTCGAAGGAATGTG GAGCTCTTCATCGCCAGCTCCCAGAAGTTTGTCCAGGAGACAGAGCTGAGCCAGCGCATCAGGGACTGGGAGGATACTGTGCAGCCTCTGCTCCAGGAGCAG GAGCAACACGTGCCCTTTGACATCCACACCTATGGGGACCAGGTAGTCTCACGGTTCCCCCAACTCAATGTGTGGTGTCCCTTTGCGGAGATGGTGGCTGGCCAGCCGGCCTTCGAGGTGTGCCGTTCCATGTTGGCCTCCCTGCAGCTG GCCAACGACTACACAGTAGAGATCACTCAGCAGCCGGGGCTGGAGACAGCTGTGGACACCATGTCCCTGAGACTGCTCACATACCAGCGAGCGCACAAGCCTTTCCAGACCTACGCTGCCCCCTCCATGGCCCAACCCTGA